The following coding sequences lie in one Niabella agricola genomic window:
- a CDS encoding BlaI/MecI/CopY family transcriptional regulator, with the protein MIKLSKSEEQLMEYIWKAEKAFMKDLIEAFPDPKPASTTVATLLKRMTDKGVIGYTQYGNSREYYPLIKKADYFSKHVTSMIKNYFDDSVLQFASFFTKEAKLSREQLEELKKIVDGQIQSLSDQKKKK; encoded by the coding sequence ATGATTAAGTTGTCAAAATCAGAAGAGCAATTAATGGAATATATCTGGAAAGCAGAAAAGGCCTTTATGAAAGACCTGATCGAAGCCTTTCCAGATCCCAAACCCGCCAGCACAACGGTAGCCACGTTGTTAAAGCGCATGACCGATAAAGGAGTGATCGGTTATACCCAGTATGGAAATTCCCGGGAATATTATCCTTTAATAAAAAAGGCCGACTATTTTTCGAAACATGTGACCAGTATGATCAAAAATTATTTTGATGATTCTGTGCTGCAATTCGCTTCCTTTTTTACAAAAGAAGCAAAGCTGAGCCGGGAGCAACTCGAGGAGTTAAAGAAGATTGTAGACGGGCAGATTCAATCTCTATCCGATCAAAAAAAGAAAAAATAA